In Methylacidiphilum infernorum V4, a single window of DNA contains:
- a CDS encoding molybdopterin-dependent oxidoreductase → MNRDLLNYFLHFPVISRREWLKIFGLSTLSTLSLQKSFGGEEAKKTHLDVTHPSPYWTSQNPFAYEPQKLPLIRLNDRPIVLETPREFFEFPFTPNAAFYVRYHLDGIPNSVDLSKWRLFLEGNFLSPTSFSFADLLTRFEPVSIIAVNQCSGNSRSRFYPRVPGAQWGNGAMGNAKWTGVRLMDVLNKAKMQDNTVQIQFQGFDYGRSPEGTPAHSFIKSLDRDDPILEETLLAYAMNDEPLPLLNGFPLRLVVPGKFATYWIKHLTWIRALDSEDTNFWMKTAYRIPKNRNNSISFEDYQKGLPVETVPIGAIQMPVRSFIIQPGGDIKLVEKMAVQVKGIAFSGHGRIVKVEFSSDGGKNWQEAILERDLGKYSFRHWHIHWRPQAAGEYTLASRAWDEKGNTQPATPIWNPGGYCWNTIETQKIWVGKNS, encoded by the coding sequence ATGAATAGAGATCTTTTGAATTATTTTTTGCACTTTCCCGTCATTTCAAGAAGAGAATGGTTAAAAATTTTTGGACTTTCTACTCTTTCCACGTTGTCCCTGCAAAAATCTTTTGGAGGAGAAGAGGCAAAAAAAACCCACTTGGACGTAACCCATCCCAGTCCCTATTGGACGAGTCAAAACCCTTTTGCCTATGAGCCCCAAAAGTTACCCCTTATTCGATTAAACGACAGGCCTATTGTTTTAGAAACCCCGAGGGAATTCTTTGAATTTCCCTTTACTCCCAACGCCGCCTTTTACGTGCGGTATCACCTGGACGGCATTCCCAATTCCGTGGATCTATCCAAGTGGAGACTTTTCCTCGAAGGAAATTTTTTGTCTCCTACCTCTTTTAGTTTTGCCGATCTTTTGACCCGTTTTGAACCCGTCTCTATTATAGCCGTCAACCAGTGTTCTGGAAACTCCAGGAGCCGATTTTATCCAAGGGTCCCCGGCGCCCAGTGGGGCAACGGGGCCATGGGCAATGCGAAGTGGACGGGAGTGCGGCTCATGGACGTCTTGAACAAGGCAAAAATGCAAGACAATACCGTCCAGATCCAGTTCCAGGGGTTTGATTACGGGAGATCTCCGGAAGGTACACCCGCTCACAGCTTCATTAAATCTCTAGACAGGGACGACCCTATTCTTGAAGAAACCCTTCTTGCCTACGCAATGAACGACGAACCCTTGCCCCTATTGAACGGATTTCCCTTGAGGCTAGTGGTTCCGGGGAAGTTCGCTACCTATTGGATCAAACACTTAACCTGGATCAGGGCCTTAGACTCCGAAGACACGAACTTCTGGATGAAAACAGCCTACCGTATTCCCAAAAACAGGAATAATTCGATTTCTTTTGAGGACTACCAAAAGGGACTTCCTGTTGAAACAGTCCCTATTGGAGCGATCCAAATGCCCGTGAGATCTTTTATTATTCAGCCAGGTGGCGATATAAAACTGGTGGAAAAAATGGCCGTCCAGGTTAAAGGGATCGCATTTAGTGGCCATGGGCGAATTGTCAAAGTAGAATTTTCATCAGACGGCGGGAAAAACTGGCAAGAAGCTATTCTTGAAAGAGACCTCGGGAAATATTCCTTCAGGCACTGGCACATTCATTGGAGGCCGCAGGCGGCCGGGGAATATACCCTTGCCTCAAGAGCGTGGGATGAAAAGGGCAACACCCAACCGGCAACCCCCATTTGGAACCCCGGAGGCTATTGTTGGAATACTATTGAAACGCAAAAAATATGGGTAGGCAAAAACTCCTAG